A window of the Thalassophryne amazonica chromosome 11, fThaAma1.1, whole genome shotgun sequence genome harbors these coding sequences:
- the LOC117520749 gene encoding uncharacterized protein LOC117520749, with protein MPDFPTSPGHDNGCSQPSSCSSSSTALRACATEDRALRTCSCSSLHASGTSDASSRPGLHAHCTSDWSDLRTCGTSRRTSLCAHHSSGCSRLHASCTSGCSSLHASDTCDASSRPGLHAQCASDWSNLRTCGTSDCSRLHAHGCIGLCAHRASTCSSARRTTTSLKARRCVVRTHAVGTFPSCASSSCSSFTVGTEDDDRGRKPGDGV; from the exons ATGCCCGACTTCCCAACGTCTCCGGGCCACGACAACGGCTGTTCTCAGCCTTCCTCCTGTTCCAGCTCCTCGACAGCCCTGCGCGCCTGTGCCACCGAAGACCGTGCGCTTCGCACCTGCAGCTGCTCCAGTCTCCACGCCAGCGGCACCAGCGACGCTTCCAGCCGGCCCGGTCTCCATGCGCACTGCACCAGCGACTGGAGCGATCTCCGCACCTGCGGCACCTCCCGCCGAACCAGTCTCTGTGCGCATCACTCCAGCGGTTGCTCCAGACTCCACGCCAGCTGCACCAGTGGCTGCTCCAGTCTCCACGCCAGCGACACCTGCGACGCTTCCAGCCGGCCCGGTCTCCATGCGCAATGCGCCAGCGACTGGAGCAATCTCCGCACCTGCGGCACCAGCGACTGCTCCAGACTCCACGCCCACGGCTGCATTGGACTTTGCGCGCACCGCGCCAGCACCTGTTCCAGCGCACGCCGCACCACAACCAGTCTCAAGGCCAGACGGTGCGTCGTTCGCACGCATGCCGTCGGAACCTTCCCCTCCTGCGCCTCCTCATCCTGCTCCAGCTTCACTGTCGGCACAGAAGATGACGATCGAGGACGCAAACCTGGAGATG gggtataa